The Daucus carota subsp. sativus chromosome 7, DH1 v3.0, whole genome shotgun sequence genome window below encodes:
- the LOC108194976 gene encoding heat shock factor protein HSF24, with protein sequence MASRTPPFLTNTYQLVDDESTDRIVSWNQTGDAIVVWDTAEFSRDVLPKYFKHNNFSSFVRQLNTYGFRKIVQEKWEFKNENFKKGEKELLLQIQRRRIENRSLALTVNTGNSGSPTAGQTTPANSEVDLVSGSTSHISLPKNTVIIDLAMVHQYEAISKEHERLKILHEQVCSELAESRIKCEELTGILLQQREVGSEMKSQSCGSTAGAVCVGDKGKSVNVVNGGDQNDDEDPKNVKIFGVMMKQEKKRGGDEIFDSCGGSSGNKERKMGGEKVGTS encoded by the exons ATGGCCTCGAGGACACCACCGTTTCTGACAAACACGTATCAGCTGGTTGATGATGAGAGCACAGACAGGATCGTGTCCTGGAACCAAACTGGAGATGCTATCGTTGTTTGGGACACTGCTGAGTTCTCCAGGGATGTGCTGCCTAAATACTTCAAGCACAACAACTTTTCTAGTTTTGTGCGCCAACTTAATACCTAT GGCTTTCGGAAGATTGTGCAAGAAAAATGGGAATTCAAGAATGAGAACTTCAAGAAAGGCGAGAAGGAGCTTCTACTCCAGATCCAACGCCGGAGAATTGAAAATCGTTCTCTCGCTTTGACTGTCAACACCGGAAATTCAGGCAGCCCTACCGCTGGCCAAACAACTCCAGCGAACTCCGAAGTGGACCTAGTCTCTGGCTCAACATCCCACATCTCACTTCCGAAAAACACCGTGATCATCGACTTGGCAATGGTACACCAATATGAGGCGATATCTAAAGAGCACGAGAGGCTCAAAATATTGCATGAGCAAGTGTGTTCTGAACTCGCTGAGTCAAGGATCAAGTGTGAGGAGTTGACTGGGATTCTGCTTCAGCAGAGGGAAGTGGGGTCAGAGATGAAAAGTCAGAGCTGTGGGTCCACTGCTGGTGCTGTTTGTGTTGGGGACAAGGGCAAAAGTGTAAATGTCGTGAATGGTGGTGACCAAAATGATGACGAGGACCCAAAAAATGTGAAGATTTTTGGGGTGATGATGAAACAGGAAAAGAAGAGGGGTGGAGATGAAATTTTTGATTCTTGTGGGGGCAGTTCCGGCAACAAAGAAAGGAAGATGGGAGGAGAGAAAGTTGGGACATCTTAA
- the LOC108194974 gene encoding heat shock factor protein HSF24: MASRTPPFLTNTYDLVDDESTDRIVSWNQTGDAIVVWDTAEFSRDVLPKYFKHNNFSSFVRQLNTYGFRKIVQEKWEFQNENFKKGGKELLPQIRRRRIESPSPTLTVNAGNSGSPAAGQITPANSGGDLVSGSTSHPSLPKNSVIIDLAMVHRYEAISQEHERLKILYEQVCSELTESRIKCDELTGILLQQREVGPEMKSQSCGSNAGAVCLGDKGKSVNDGEENDDGDFKDVKIFGVMLEQEKKKRARDEIFDSRGGGSGNKERKTGEAEAAEGIKVGTS, translated from the exons ATGGCCTCGAGGACACCGCCGTTTCTGACAAACACGTATGATCTGGTTGATGATGAGAGCACAGACAGGATCGTGTCCTGGAACCAAACTGGAGATGCTATTGTTGTTTGGGACACTGCTGAGTTCTCCAGGGATGTGCTGCCTAAATACTTCAAGCACAACAACTTTTCTAGTTTTGTGCGCCAACTTAATACCTAT GGTTTTCGTAAGATTGTGCAAGAAAAGTGGGAATTTCAGAACGAAAATTTCAAGAAAGGCGGTAAGGAGCTTCTACCCCAAATTCGTCGTCGAAGAATCGAAAGCCCTTCTCCAACTTTGACTGTTAACGCCGGAAATTCAGGCAGCCCTGCCGCCGGTCAAATAACTCCGGCGAACTCCGGAGGGGACCTAGTCTCCGGCTCAACATCCCACCCCTCTCTCCCAAAGAACAGCGTGATCATCGACTTGGCAATGGTACACCGGTATGAAGCGATATCACAAGAGCACGAGAGGCTCAAAATATTGTATGAGCAAGTGTGTTCTGAACTCACTGAGTCAAGGATCAAGTGTGACGAGCTGACTGGGATTCTGCTTCAGCAGAGAGAAGTGGGGCCGGAGATGAAAAGTCAGAGCTGTGGGTCCAATGCTGGTGCTGTTTGTCTTGGTGACAAGGGCAAAAGTGTAAATGATGGTGAGGAAAATGATGACGGGGACTTCAAAGATGTGAAGATTTTTGGGGTGATGCTGGAAcaggaaaagaagaaaagagccAGAGATGAAATTTTTGATTCTCGTGGGGGTGGTTCCGGTAACAAGGAAAGGAAGACGGGAGAAGCTGAAGCAGCTGAGGGGATAAAAGTTGGGACATCCTAG